GCGGGATGAATACGCCGGGCTGGCCCATGTTCTTGCCGAGCAGAAGCGAACGCAATCCGTATCCCGCCATCTTCTTCTCGCCGAGCGTCCGGCCCTGGTGGTCGATCTCTTGCACGTCGCCGTAGAGGATCGCCGCGCCGGGATGGGCCGCGAAGACCGCGGCGGCGGCCGCGAGCGCGCCCGGCTCCAGCCGGTCGTCGGAGTTGACCCATCCCAGCACCTCGCCCTTGGCGCGGGCCCAGCCCTTGTTGACCGCCTCGGCCTGGCCGCGGTCCGACTCGCTGACCCAGAAATCCAGCCGCCGCTCGTATTTAAGCAGGATTTCGCGGCTGGCGTCCTGCGAGCCGCCGTCGACGACGATGACTTCCTTGCGGGCGTAGGCCTGATCCAGCGCCGAACACAGGCACTCCTCGAGGAATGCGCCCTGGTTGTAGGACGGGATGACGATCGAAAACAGGGGGTCGGAAGCCATCCCTTCGATTATACCGAAGGGCAGGCCGATCCCATAAAGGGGTACAATAGCCACAAAAGGCACAAAAGACACATAAGGTCCTATGAATAATTCGGATATTTTAAAGGGGGAGAATATATTGAGAAATGAAGAGGCCACTCTCGACCCGTGCAACCGTATCCGTCAGACTGAGATCGACATTCATTCGACCGGAAAATAGAAGCGCCTCTGGTAAATAATTTTGTGCCTTTTGTGCCTTATGTGGCTATCAAATGGCCACAAAAGGCACATAAGGCACATAAAATTCTT
This is a stretch of genomic DNA from Anaerolineales bacterium. It encodes these proteins:
- a CDS encoding glycosyltransferase, which produces MASDPLFSIVIPSYNQGAFLEECLCSALDQAYARKEVIVVDGGSQDASREILLKYERRLDFWVSESDRGQAEAVNKGWARAKGEVLGWVNSDDRLEPGALAAAAAVFAAHPGAAILYGDVQEIDHQGRTLGEKKMAGYGLRSLLLGKNMGQPGVFIPRMTREAVGGLNEDLHFALDFEFFLRIWNRFPDGGAHIPQTVAASRVWQASKTLHQGGRFGDEYKRVLEEYFADEKLPPEVTALRRQAFSRSVYFRQARIFLRGGRIRAGAANLIRAMALERSPREAARLCYAGLRALWERGKHAS